One Cydia pomonella isolate Wapato2018A chromosome 15, ilCydPomo1, whole genome shotgun sequence DNA window includes the following coding sequences:
- the LOC133525510 gene encoding echinoderm microtubule-associated protein-like 2: MMRLEAPEKPHRYHNLLHDDHANEMLEGEGAGLAARVAELEVRCARQAEELLCLRSTLADALRRLNALEGRAPASSTPQRNGGYTGSSGTPTRELRLRQPSYRETAKRTSSYGSTASSLPQRRGPQHQSTGSLQSDSPASSSSLSPAPSPSPRATPAPLHPHTSGPAPMFHSRSRNNSTSSNQSQSPGGNNLTKRWSSTGDFNAQGLIPNIRFTTTKSLLNLYSKSPQNGPILKHGTHTCQYNEEDGSMRMYLRGRPVVLYGPSDLDGFDPAKVAPPPQNKLKLEWIYGYRGKDCRSNLYLLPTGEIVYFVAAVVVLFNVEEQCQRHYTGHTDDVKCLAIHPNKLIVASGQCAGHDRVDARPHVRVWNSVSLATLAVIGAGQMERSVAALSFSRADGGALLAAVDEGADHTISVWEWQRDKGHCLAETKCSVDTVVAAEFHPLDRNQIVTCGKNHIAFWTLDHTNMLYKRMGVFESRDKPKYVTCLGFNHNGDVLSGDSSGNIAVWGRGTNTVVKLVRGAHAGAVFSLLALKDGAVLSGGGKDGRVVAFDADLDATGHENIIEGHYGGVRVLAEGRGSQLFVGTTKNCILHGDLQLGFSPAVLGHVDELWGLAAHPALPQFVTAGWDRLLQLWDAMSHSTVWSKDIEERAQCCAWAADGSAVAVGCLSGKWLVFEPVSRELLAAHQDGSEPIQTIQYSPDNKYVALGSRDNFIYVYQLDGAGRRYTRVGKCLGHSSYITHLDWSEDSQYIRSNSGDYELLYWNATTCRQVPTATSLRDVTWATHTCPIASQTVGVWPEAADGTDINSCTRSHDSRLAATGDDFGKVKLFAYPVTQPKSLCHQYGGHSSHVTCVRFLPDDSRLVSTGGLDTSVMQWVVD; encoded by the exons ATGAAATGCTAGAAGGCGAGGGCGCCGGGCTGGCAGCTCGCGTGGCAGAGCTGGAAGTCCGCTGCGCCCGGCAAGCTGAAGAACTACTATGTCTTCGGTCCACCCTAGCTGATGCCCTACGAAGGCTCAACGCTTTAGAAGGAAGAGCGCCAGCATCTTCGACTCCTCAGAGAAATGGGGGTTACACAG ggTCATCAGGTACTCCTACGAGAGAGTTAAGGTTACGGCAACCCAGCTATAGAGAGACTGCCAAACGAACGTCCAGCTATGGCTCCACCGCCTCCTCACTCCCACAAAG ACGCGGCCCTCAGCACCAGTCCACAGGCTCGCTGCAGTCGGACTCGCCGGCGTCTTCGTCGTCGCTGTCGCCGGCGCCATCGCCCTCGCCGCGCGCCACCCCCGCGCCGC TACACCCCCACACTAGCGGCCCAGCACCA ATGTTCCACTCTAGATCACGCAACAACTCCACGTCCAGCAATCAGAGCCAGAGCCCCGGAGGGAACAATCTCACCAAGCGCTGGAGCTCCACCGGAGACTTCAACGCGCAGGGACTCATTCCCAACATCAG ATTTACAACCACAAAGTCATTGTTAAACTTGTATTCTAAGTCGCCGCAGAACGGGCCGATTCTCAAACACGG CACGCACACCTGCCAGTACAATGAGGAAGATGGCTCCATGCGCATGTACCTTCGCGGGAGACCCGTGGTGCTGTACGGACCCTCAGACCTGGACGGTTTCGACCCTGCCAAGGTCGCCCCGCCACCGCAGAACAAGCTCAAGCTGGAGTGGATCTACGGATACAG GGGCAAAGACTGCCGCAGCAACCTGTACCTCCTGCCGACCGGCGAGATCGTGTACTTCGTCGCAGCAGTGGTCGTTCTCTTCAACGTGGAGGAGCAATGCCAGCGACACTACACCGGCCACACTGACGACGTCAAATGCCTCGCTATACACCCTAATAAACTTATTGTGGCTAGTGGGCAGTGCGCGGGGCATGACCGAGTCGATGCCCGG CCGCACGTCCGCGTCTGGAACTCCGTCTCCCTGGCGACCCTGGCCGTGATCGGAGCGGGACAGATGGAGCGCAGCGTAGCGGCGCTCTCGTTCTCGCGCGCCGACGGTGGCGCCCTCCTCGCCGCCGTGGACGAGGGCGCCGACCACACCATCTCGGTGTGGGAGTGGCAGCGGGACAAGGGCCACTGCCTCGCCGAGACCAAG TGTTCAGTCGACACCGTGGTGGCAGCGGAGTTCCACCCGCTCGACCGCAACCAGATCGTCACGTGCGGCAAGAACCACATCGCCTTCTGGACGCTCGACCACACCAACATGCTCTACAAGCGCATGGGCGTGTTCGAGTCCCGCGACAAGCCCAAGTACGTCACGTGTCTCGGATTCAATCACAACG GCGACGTGCTGTCGGGCGACTCGAGCGGCAACATCGCGGTGTGGGGGCGCGGCACCAACACCGTGGTGAAGCTGGTGCGCGGCGCGCACGCCGGCGCCGTGTTCTCGCTGCTGGCGCTCAAGGACGGCGCCGTGCTCAGCGGCGGCGGCAAGGACGGCCGCGTCGTCGCCTTCGACGCCGACCTCGACGCCACGGGCCACGAGAACATC ATCGAAGGTCACTACGGCGGCGTGCGCGTATTGGCGGAGGGCCGCGGAAGCCAGCTGTTCGTGGGCACCACCAAGAACTGCATCCTGCACGGAGACCTGCAGCTGGGCTTCTCGCCCGCCGTGCTGG GGCACGTGGACGAGCTGTGGGGGCTGGCGGCGCACCCGGCGCTGCCGCAGTTCGTGACGGCGGGCTGGGACCGGCTGCTGCAGCTGTGGGACGCCATGAGCCACTCCACCGTGTGGAGCAAGGACATCGAG GAGCGCGCGCAGTGCTGCGCGTGGGCGGCGGACGGCAGCGCGGTGGCGGTGGGCTGCCTGAGCGGCAAGTGGCTCGTGTTCGAGCCCGTGTCCAGGGAGCTGCTGGCCGCGCACCAGGACGG ATCGGAGCCCATCCAGACGATCCAGTACTCCCCGGACAACAAGTACGTGGCGCTGGGCTCGCGGGACAACTTCATCTACGTGTACCAGCTGGACGGCGCCGGCCGCCGCTACACCCGCGTCGGCAAGTGCTTG GGTCACTCCAGTTACATAACGCATCTGGACTGGTCCGAAGACAGCCAATACATCAGGAGTAACTCCGGAGACTACGAGTTGTTATACT GGAACGCGACAACGTGTCGCCAGGTGCCGACGGCGACGAGCCTGCGCGACGTGACGTGGGCCACGCACACCTGCCCCATCGCCTCCCAGACCGTCGGCGTGTGGCCCGAGGCCGCCGACGGCACGGACATCAACTCCTGCACCAG GTCTCACGACAGTCGCCTCGCTGCGACTGGAGACGATTTCGGCAAAGTGAAGCTTTTCGCCTACCCCGTCACACAACCTAAG TCCCTCTGTCACCAATACGGCGGGCACTCGTCCCACGTGACCTGCGTCCGCTTCCTGCCCGACGACTCGCGTCTCGTGTCCACCGGCGGACTCGACACCAGCGTCATGCAGTGGGTCGTAGATTAA